A genomic segment from Treponema sp. Marseille-Q3903 encodes:
- a CDS encoding branched-chain amino acid aminotransferase, with protein sequence MNKNKLDWGNLPFGYIKTKMSFFTNWKNGEWDDGKLTKKHSLKLNECAGVLQYAQTCFEGLKAYTTEHGDIVTFRPDLNAERMENSCRRLEMPVFPKDRFIEAVLRTIEANKDWVPPYGSGATLYIRPYMFGSSSVIGVKPADEYQFRILVTPVGPYFKGGVKPIKVRISDLDRAAPYGTGDIKAGLNYAMSLHNIVDAHKNGYAENLYLDPATHTYIEETGGANIIFISKDGKLVTPKSNTILPSVTRRSLVTVAKDYLKMEVEERRIDKKEIGNFVECGLCGTAAVISPIGEIDDHGKKIIYNEGKQEMGPYLKKIFDTLTGIQMGRIEAPEGWIYTI encoded by the coding sequence ATGAATAAAAATAAACTTGATTGGGGCAATTTGCCTTTCGGTTACATAAAGACGAAGATGAGTTTTTTTACAAACTGGAAAAACGGTGAATGGGACGACGGAAAATTAACAAAAAAGCATTCTTTAAAACTCAACGAATGCGCAGGCGTTCTTCAATACGCTCAGACTTGTTTTGAAGGTCTAAAAGCATATACAACAGAACACGGTGATATCGTCACTTTCCGCCCTGATTTGAATGCCGAACGCATGGAAAATTCATGCAGACGCCTAGAAATGCCAGTTTTTCCAAAAGACAGGTTTATTGAAGCAGTTCTCAGGACAATTGAAGCAAACAAAGATTGGGTCCCGCCTTATGGCTCGGGGGCAACGCTCTACATCAGACCATATATGTTCGGTTCAAGTTCAGTGATTGGAGTAAAACCTGCTGATGAATATCAATTCCGTATCTTGGTTACTCCTGTAGGACCGTATTTTAAAGGCGGAGTAAAACCTATCAAAGTTCGTATCTCCGATTTAGACCGTGCAGCGCCTTATGGCACAGGAGATATAAAAGCAGGCTTAAACTATGCGATGTCTTTGCACAATATAGTCGATGCTCACAAAAACGGGTATGCAGAAAATCTTTATCTTGATCCTGCAACTCATACCTATATTGAAGAAACCGGAGGCGCAAACATCATCTTCATCTCTAAAGATGGAAAACTTGTCACTCCAAAATCTAACACAATCCTCCCTTCTGTCACACGGCGCTCTCTTGTAACAGTCGCAAAAGATTACCTGAAGATGGAAGTTGAAGAACGCCGGATAGATAAAAAAGAGATCGGAAACTTTGTTGAATGCGGGCTGTGCGGGACAGCAGCTGTAATCTCTCCGATCGGTGAAATTGATGACCACGGAAAAAAGATTATCTACAACGAAGGAAAACAGGAGATGGGACCATATCTAAAAAAGATTTTCGATACGCTGACTGGAATTCAGATGGGTCGAATTGAAGCTCCAGAAGGCTGGATTTACACGATTTAA
- a CDS encoding FAD synthetase family protein: protein MKILTWNDILFVLNTGDKNKYFENGTGISVGSFDGLHKGHRVLLNSLVSSCKNENLLSGVVTFKRPLPGIKHFGDYQGDISTLDQRIKLFENIGIDFVIVVDFDDAFASIHGADFLDILKNACNLKLLAEGVDFRCGYKGATDVQAIKYWTKKNNIKTIFIEPVYYREGTAEERVSSSFIRQMIRKGFFSTANDLLQRPYELSIKNHQTEIEKSSIEQVVPPVGIYHCRNENDEDVRIEVKDKKIVLNRKSDFLLFNSL from the coding sequence ATGAAGATTCTTACTTGGAATGATATCCTTTTTGTCTTGAACACCGGAGATAAAAATAAATATTTTGAGAACGGAACGGGAATCTCGGTTGGAAGTTTTGATGGACTTCACAAAGGGCATCGTGTTCTTTTGAACAGTCTTGTCAGCAGCTGCAAAAATGAAAATCTTTTATCCGGAGTTGTGACATTTAAAAGACCTCTTCCGGGTATAAAACATTTTGGAGACTATCAAGGCGATATTTCTACACTTGACCAACGTATTAAACTTTTTGAAAATATTGGGATAGATTTTGTCATAGTTGTAGATTTTGACGATGCTTTTGCTTCTATTCACGGTGCCGACTTTTTAGATATTTTAAAAAATGCCTGCAATCTTAAGCTTTTGGCAGAAGGAGTCGATTTTAGATGCGGTTATAAAGGCGCAACAGATGTTCAGGCAATAAAATATTGGACAAAAAAAAATAATATCAAGACGATTTTTATTGAACCTGTTTATTACCGCGAAGGAACGGCAGAAGAGAGGGTGAGTTCGTCTTTTATCAGGCAGATGATACGCAAAGGTTTTTTTTCGACCGCAAACGATTTGCTCCAAAGACCTTACGAACTTTCGATAAAAAATCATCAGACTGAGATTGAAAAATCTTCCATAGAGCAGGTTGTCCCGCCTGTCGGCATCTATCATTGTAGAAATGAAAATGATGAAGATGTAAGGATTGAAGTGAAAGATAAAAAAATCGTGCTAAACCGAAAATCTGATTTTCTTTTGTTTAATTCTCTATAG
- the rpsO gene encoding 30S ribosomal protein S15, which produces MALSKEATSATVKKYGSKETDTGNVKVQIALMTQRIQQLTEHTRTFPKDATAKRSLLKVVGQRRKMLRYFERTDLEGYRAFIKELGLRK; this is translated from the coding sequence ATGGCACTTTCAAAAGAAGCTACTTCAGCTACAGTAAAAAAGTACGGTTCAAAAGAAACCGATACCGGTAACGTAAAAGTTCAGATTGCATTGATGACACAGCGCATCCAGCAGTTGACTGAACACACTCGCACTTTTCCAAAAGATGCGACAGCAAAACGCTCACTTCTCAAAGTTGTAGGTCAGCGTCGTAAGATGCTCCGCTACTTTGAACGCACAGACCTTGAAGGTTATCGTGCATTTATCAAAGAACTCGGACTCCGCAAGTAG
- the pnp gene encoding polyribonucleotide nucleotidyltransferase, whose product MSVERVTYKLGDAELILETGKIGKQANGCVYAQWGGAAVIATICASSSVTEGQDFVPVTVEYNEKAYAAGKIPGGFVKREGRPKDKEILVSRLIDRPMRPLFEPSFGHELQIVPTCVSADGVHTQDILAVIAASAATCISDIPFHGPVAACRIGYIDGQYIVNPTFEQIEKGQLEIVVAGTKDGFTMVEGGANEVSEEVMLGALDKAQGFITDMCLLQEELVKKAGKEKLPLNPLDVTLENAQAIEAEATPLLKKACFQDGKMNRGKAIAEVQKEIAAKYAEQLSDPIQAKLFCNLMDDIQYKLLRKSIIDDGVRIDGRKTDEIRPINCEVNVLPTPHGSALFTRGETQSLAVCTLGTAMDEQVYDDIDGERSDHFILHYNFPPYSVGETGKLTTGRREIGHGNLARRSLAAMVPGREEFPYTVRVVSEIMESNGSSSQASTCGGCLAMLAAGVPMKKMVAGIAMGLITEPEGDNPYGRYAILSDILGEEDHLGDMDFKVAGTEDGITGFQMDIKIAGVTTEIMKKAMEQARAGRMRILGKMKECIDKPAPLSPRAPQIITMKIPVDKIGALIGPGGKSVKALCSQYGVTINTDDDGTVTIYGKTGIAAEAAKKAVKGITEDPEVGTIYQGTVKRIMEFGAFVEILPGKEGLCHISKLSRQRVNKVTDVLTEGQVIPVKLLEVDKQGRLNLSYIDALESK is encoded by the coding sequence ATGTCAGTAGAAAGAGTTACTTACAAACTAGGAGATGCCGAACTCATCCTTGAAACAGGAAAAATCGGAAAACAAGCTAACGGCTGTGTTTACGCACAATGGGGCGGAGCTGCTGTTATTGCTACTATTTGTGCTTCCAGTTCTGTTACAGAAGGTCAGGATTTTGTTCCTGTCACTGTTGAATACAACGAGAAAGCATATGCTGCCGGAAAAATTCCGGGCGGTTTTGTAAAACGTGAAGGACGACCGAAAGATAAGGAAATTCTTGTTAGCCGCCTTATCGACCGCCCTATGCGCCCGCTTTTTGAACCATCATTCGGGCATGAATTGCAGATTGTTCCAACTTGTGTCTCTGCAGACGGCGTACATACTCAGGATATTCTTGCTGTCATTGCTGCTTCTGCCGCAACATGTATTTCTGATATTCCGTTCCACGGTCCGGTTGCAGCCTGCCGTATTGGATACATTGACGGTCAGTACATCGTAAACCCTACATTCGAACAGATTGAAAAAGGTCAGCTCGAAATTGTCGTTGCCGGCACAAAAGACGGATTTACAATGGTTGAAGGTGGTGCAAATGAAGTTTCCGAAGAAGTCATGCTCGGTGCTTTGGATAAGGCACAGGGATTTATAACAGACATGTGTCTGCTCCAGGAAGAACTTGTAAAAAAAGCCGGAAAAGAAAAACTTCCATTGAATCCGCTAGACGTGACTCTCGAGAATGCGCAGGCAATTGAAGCCGAAGCAACTCCGTTATTGAAAAAAGCATGTTTCCAAGACGGAAAAATGAACCGCGGTAAAGCAATTGCCGAAGTTCAAAAAGAGATAGCTGCTAAATATGCAGAACAGCTTTCAGACCCGATTCAGGCAAAATTGTTCTGTAATTTGATGGACGATATTCAATACAAACTTCTTCGCAAATCGATAATTGACGATGGTGTTCGCATCGACGGCCGTAAGACAGATGAGATTCGCCCAATCAATTGTGAAGTAAATGTATTGCCAACTCCACACGGAAGCGCATTGTTCACTCGCGGAGAAACGCAGTCGCTCGCTGTCTGTACGCTCGGAACCGCGATGGACGAACAGGTATACGATGATATCGATGGAGAACGTTCAGATCACTTTATTCTTCATTATAATTTTCCACCGTATTCAGTTGGTGAAACAGGAAAATTGACTACAGGTCGCCGTGAAATCGGTCATGGAAATCTTGCTCGCCGTTCTTTGGCCGCTATGGTTCCAGGACGCGAAGAATTCCCATACACAGTTCGCGTCGTATCTGAAATTATGGAATCTAACGGTTCCTCTTCACAAGCTTCAACTTGTGGTGGATGTCTTGCAATGCTCGCCGCAGGTGTTCCAATGAAAAAAATGGTTGCCGGTATTGCTATGGGACTTATCACAGAACCTGAAGGAGACAATCCTTACGGACGATACGCAATCCTCTCTGATATTCTTGGAGAAGAAGACCACCTCGGCGATATGGACTTTAAAGTTGCCGGAACAGAAGATGGCATTACCGGTTTTCAGATGGATATTAAAATTGCCGGCGTAACAACTGAAATTATGAAAAAGGCTATGGAACAGGCTAGAGCTGGTAGAATGCGCATCCTTGGAAAAATGAAGGAATGCATAGATAAACCGGCACCGCTTTCTCCAAGAGCGCCTCAGATAATCACAATGAAGATACCTGTAGACAAGATAGGAGCATTGATTGGACCTGGTGGAAAGAGCGTCAAAGCGCTTTGCTCTCAGTACGGAGTAACAATCAACACCGATGATGATGGAACTGTAACAATTTATGGCAAAACAGGAATCGCTGCTGAAGCCGCTAAAAAAGCTGTCAAAGGCATTACAGAAGATCCAGAAGTTGGAACTATCTACCAGGGAACTGTAAAACGCATAATGGAATTTGGTGCATTTGTTGAAATCTTGCCAGGAAAAGAAGGCTTATGCCACATCTCAAAACTTTCACGCCAGAGAGTAAACAAGGTAACTGATGTTCTTACAGAAGGTCAGGTAATCCCGGTTAAATTGCTCGAAGTTGATAAGCAGGGAAGATTGAATCTTTCATACATCGACGCATTGGAGTCAAAATAG
- the dut gene encoding dUTP diphosphatase has product MTKVTIKCTASKGAIIPEYKTSGAAGADLCALLDSPLVIKHGKSAIIPTGLFFEIPEGYEIQVRPRSGLAAKNGVTVLNTPGTIDSDYRGEIKVILINLGENDFTVSCGDRIAQMIIAPVTQASFSICENLSQTERGTGGFGSTGV; this is encoded by the coding sequence ATGACAAAAGTTACAATAAAATGCACTGCTTCAAAAGGAGCTATAATTCCAGAATATAAAACTTCGGGAGCAGCAGGTGCCGATCTGTGCGCACTTTTAGATTCTCCGCTCGTAATCAAACATGGAAAATCTGCAATAATACCGACAGGGCTTTTTTTTGAGATTCCTGAAGGTTACGAAATTCAAGTTCGTCCTCGTTCGGGACTCGCGGCAAAAAACGGCGTGACTGTTTTAAATACGCCAGGCACAATAGACAGCGATTATCGTGGTGAAATAAAAGTGATTCTCATAAACCTCGGTGAAAATGATTTTACAGTCAGCTGCGGGGATAGAATTGCCCAAATGATAATTGCGCCTGTAACACAAGCGAGCTTTTCAATCTGCGAGAACCTTTCTCAGACAGAGAGGGGAACAGGCGGCTTCGGTTCAACCGGTGTCTGA
- a CDS encoding LptF/LptG family permease, translating to MSDICIRESGKKLLTLTQKIIKKIKDSHLVQAILPYIDRFQVKYLKKGQLKNNILIKYLFKDLFLYFLVSFFFFFMIFFVNQILLTVESLLAKSAPFKDVMRIMFYSLPFIIAQSSPFATLVGFLMSLGGMMSSNEILIFRAAGFSFIKILLPVAALGIIISACSFFVNDYLLPLGTMKYNMLMREIMSSTPTVELESNSVKKLDSASIVIGNVSGNEISDIVLFDSKRDEDRLIIAGKSTLTGAKQKGVLMQLNMSDTSVISFDIDNRQDFDVMTSKTSIYNVFDSSVLGTSSRSAREMTTYDLTKTIKQMKEKDDATDNDKQRLNIWIMEWHKKFAIPFGSIFFAFLAFSVAFLFGKHNGQTIGLFIGIVICVLYWAFQIVGQLLVQKIGLSAFWCIWVPNFLIGFFGLFFMLFLLKK from the coding sequence GTGTCTGACATTTGTATAAGAGAATCAGGGAAAAAATTGCTGACGCTGACTCAAAAAATCATAAAAAAAATCAAAGATTCTCATCTTGTTCAGGCAATTTTACCTTATATAGACAGATTTCAAGTAAAATATTTAAAAAAAGGACAGCTTAAAAACAATATCCTTATAAAATATCTGTTTAAAGATTTGTTTCTTTACTTTCTCGTATCGTTTTTTTTCTTTTTCATGATTTTTTTTGTAAATCAGATTCTTCTCACTGTAGAAAGTCTCCTTGCAAAATCAGCCCCATTTAAAGATGTGATGAGAATCATGTTTTACAGCCTGCCTTTTATCATTGCTCAATCATCCCCGTTTGCGACTCTCGTAGGTTTTTTGATGAGCCTTGGAGGAATGATGAGCAGCAACGAAATTCTGATTTTTCGTGCCGCAGGTTTTTCTTTTATAAAGATTCTTCTTCCTGTCGCAGCGCTTGGAATTATCATCTCTGCATGTTCTTTTTTTGTAAACGATTATCTTCTTCCGCTTGGAACGATGAAATACAATATGTTGATGCGTGAAATTATGAGTTCAACGCCTACTGTTGAACTCGAATCTAACAGCGTAAAAAAACTCGACTCAGCGAGCATAGTTATCGGAAATGTTTCGGGTAACGAAATTTCTGACATCGTGCTGTTTGATTCAAAAAGAGATGAGGACAGGCTTATTATCGCAGGAAAATCAACTTTGACAGGAGCTAAGCAAAAAGGCGTATTGATGCAGCTTAATATGTCGGACACTTCGGTGATTTCGTTTGACATAGATAACAGGCAGGACTTTGATGTGATGACTTCTAAAACTTCGATTTATAACGTATTCGATTCGTCAGTACTGGGAACATCGTCGCGTTCTGCGAGAGAGATGACAACTTATGACCTTACAAAGACAATAAAGCAGATGAAAGAAAAAGATGACGCAACTGACAATGATAAACAAAGGCTGAACATCTGGATAATGGAGTGGCATAAAAAATTTGCAATTCCTTTCGGCTCTATTTTTTTTGCATTTTTGGCTTTTTCTGTTGCTTTTTTGTTCGGCAAACACAACGGGCAGACAATTGGGCTTTTTATAGGTATTGTAATTTGCGTTTTGTACTGGGCATTTCAGATTGTAGGGCAACTGCTTGTGCAAAAAATCGGGCTGAGCGCTTTTTGGTGCATCTGGGTTCCAAATTTTCTGATAGGATTTTTTGGATTGTTTTTCATGTTATTTCTTTTGAAAAAATAA
- a CDS encoding LptF/LptG family permease — MKLIIYLFEKVVPLFLGAMFFFALVLNLVDLFMHIANYLQNNCSVKDILSVMALYVPKTIWYSVPVAILFSTSYVLSDMYANNEIEALLASGVSLFKFTLPLLTVSFVMAFGLFLFEDNFVVQTYEKKVSLQNKLLQKSESENNYDIVVISENGKLIYISTRYIGNQKKLKSCYFIFRDENKVMQSVIFCPTAVWNEKTLKWDLENAVQYEPDGNGLKMTQLSSTFTDRLTESYEIFKKSNVDVQSVTANEAKIYIEHLRKAGLPYNEELSEYYKKFAFPFIVFIVVFLSIGLTGKTKKNVLLISLASCISASVLFYVSMMVTMVLAKHGYITAFMGAWSPVFFFTIISIVLLKYART, encoded by the coding sequence ATGAAACTGATAATATATCTTTTTGAAAAAGTAGTTCCTCTATTTTTGGGTGCAATGTTTTTTTTTGCACTCGTGCTGAATCTTGTCGATTTGTTTATGCACATTGCAAACTATCTTCAAAATAACTGTAGCGTAAAAGATATTTTATCAGTCATGGCATTATATGTTCCAAAGACAATTTGGTATTCAGTTCCTGTTGCAATTTTATTTTCGACATCTTACGTTTTGAGCGACATGTACGCAAACAATGAGATTGAGGCGCTTCTTGCTTCGGGCGTATCGTTATTTAAATTTACTTTGCCGCTTTTGACAGTCAGTTTTGTTATGGCTTTCGGGCTTTTTTTGTTCGAAGACAACTTTGTCGTTCAAACTTACGAAAAAAAAGTATCACTGCAAAATAAACTTTTACAAAAATCAGAAAGTGAAAATAATTATGATATTGTTGTAATTTCTGAAAATGGAAAGCTGATATACATTTCTACTCGCTACATAGGAAATCAGAAAAAATTGAAGTCGTGCTATTTTATTTTCCGCGACGAAAATAAAGTCATGCAATCAGTGATTTTCTGTCCGACCGCAGTCTGGAACGAAAAGACTTTAAAGTGGGATTTGGAAAACGCAGTTCAATATGAACCTGATGGAAACGGTCTGAAAATGACGCAGTTGTCTTCGACCTTTACTGATAGGTTGACTGAATCGTATGAAATATTCAAAAAATCGAATGTCGACGTTCAGTCAGTCACCGCGAATGAAGCAAAAATCTACATAGAACATTTGAGAAAAGCAGGGCTTCCTTATAATGAAGAACTTTCCGAATATTATAAAAAATTTGCTTTTCCGTTTATTGTTTTCATTGTAGTATTTTTATCTATAGGGCTGACCGGCAAAACTAAAAAAAATGTGCTTTTGATAAGCCTTGCATCGTGCATAAGCGCTTCTGTTTTGTTTTATGTTTCAATGATGGTGACAATGGTTCTTGCAAAGCACGGCTACATCACCGCTTTTATGGGGGCGTGGTCGCCTGTATTTTTCTTTACGATTATCAGCATTGTTCTTTTAAAATATGCAAGAACATAA
- the tgt gene encoding tRNA guanosine(34) transglycosylase Tgt, whose protein sequence is MSEILNIFDIKHKSADGKARTGVIHLPHGDVQTPVFMPVGTNATVKAMPKDFLEEIDFEIILANTYHLFLRPGPDLIEKAGGLHGFSKWNRNFLTDSGGFQVFSLSKLRKITEQGVKFQSNIDGSYHMFTPENVVQTQVKFNSDIQMQLDVCTGWDEGRKAAENALKVTSDWLLRAKKEWKNQRENGYKGILFPIVQGNFFEDLRKQSAEFVSSLDTPGIAIGGLSVGEPHEEFTKFMNYTSELLPENKPKYVMGIGTPEYILDAVSAGIDMFDCVLPTRNARNGSYFTRRGMLSIKQERWISDFGPIDPECNCKVCRTYSRSYLRHLFKEQEILSSILASYHNLYFLKEIIKEIRIAINEDMFEQYRKDFLEKFNSGF, encoded by the coding sequence ATGAGTGAAATATTGAATATATTTGACATTAAACACAAGAGCGCTGACGGAAAAGCTCGTACCGGTGTCATTCATCTGCCGCATGGAGACGTTCAGACTCCGGTTTTTATGCCTGTCGGAACGAATGCGACAGTCAAAGCTATGCCGAAAGATTTTCTTGAAGAGATAGATTTTGAAATTATTCTTGCAAACACTTATCATTTATTTTTGCGCCCGGGACCTGACCTCATAGAAAAAGCCGGCGGGCTGCATGGATTTTCTAAGTGGAACAGAAATTTTTTGACTGACTCAGGCGGTTTTCAAGTCTTTTCACTTTCAAAATTGCGAAAAATCACAGAGCAAGGTGTAAAATTTCAGAGCAATATTGACGGAAGCTATCACATGTTCACTCCTGAAAATGTCGTTCAAACTCAGGTGAAATTTAATTCTGATATACAGATGCAGCTCGATGTTTGCACAGGCTGGGACGAAGGGCGCAAAGCTGCTGAAAATGCGCTCAAAGTAACATCAGATTGGCTTTTGCGCGCTAAAAAAGAATGGAAAAATCAGCGTGAAAACGGATATAAAGGCATTTTATTTCCGATTGTTCAAGGAAACTTTTTTGAAGATTTACGCAAACAGAGCGCTGAATTCGTCTCTTCGCTCGACACTCCGGGAATTGCGATCGGGGGCTTAAGCGTTGGAGAACCTCATGAAGAATTTACTAAATTCATGAATTATACAAGTGAGCTGCTTCCGGAAAATAAACCGAAGTACGTGATGGGAATTGGAACTCCTGAATATATTTTAGACGCCGTCAGCGCAGGAATCGATATGTTTGACTGCGTTCTTCCTACGAGAAATGCGCGCAACGGTTCTTACTTTACACGACGCGGCATGCTCAGCATAAAACAGGAAAGATGGATAAGCGATTTTGGACCAATTGATCCAGAATGCAACTGTAAAGTTTGCCGCACTTATTCCCGAAGTTATTTAAGACACCTTTTTAAAGAGCAGGAAATTTTGAGTTCAATCCTTGCGAGTTATCATAATCTGTATTTTTTAAAAGAGATTATAAAAGAGATAAGAATTGCGATAAATGAAGACATGTTTGAGCAATACAGAAAAGATTTTCTGGAGAAATTTAATTCAGGTTTTTAA
- a CDS encoding HEAT repeat domain-containing protein yields MKKIFSFICISLMFFAVIAQELEEQEQKTSETNEVVTASKGGISKIPEAKRPKVIDVEKAEKAAEKDESGEDFENNQKVLKYGLPSEISELIDTLVKNDDPRFTDEIYDLFQKTKNDTIKIKILNYFQKLEDPCLEDFAVEVLNDPYNSKKDLVRACFQYISAVKTKDAIPAVIALIESENEEYFNDAISTLGEIGGPSEAMFIVEYLERDDLSDAQRQTLMRTCGKMHAVQTWDKLVEILKDEDENAYVRMYAAEAIGLMEKKESVPVLVEIFSSTDPALRQYALKGLVNFPNVVEAQETVIQGIRDEHWRVRLEAIKSAKTMELKDSVEFLIYRAKNDSEKVIKNESYSVIAYLNTEAGNRFLIEQLKDKKVGDATKKKVAEVLFKEKHAGEKELLELAAECLKDDKRKELRYALGKELAKYQNNAFEDICIQYLQSKDTTTINLGLDIYKTNKFKSAESIMNGIYADKKANSGVKNRIKKMLNIKD; encoded by the coding sequence ATGAAGAAGATTTTCAGTTTTATTTGTATCTCGCTGATGTTTTTTGCAGTTATTGCTCAAGAGCTTGAAGAGCAAGAACAAAAAACTTCTGAAACTAACGAAGTCGTAACAGCTTCAAAGGGCGGTATTTCAAAAATTCCTGAAGCAAAACGACCAAAAGTTATAGATGTTGAAAAAGCTGAAAAGGCTGCCGAAAAAGATGAGTCGGGCGAGGATTTTGAAAACAATCAGAAAGTGTTAAAATACGGACTTCCTTCTGAAATATCAGAACTTATAGATACTCTTGTAAAAAATGACGACCCTCGTTTTACCGACGAAATATACGACCTTTTTCAGAAAACAAAAAATGACACAATAAAAATAAAGATATTAAATTACTTTCAAAAACTTGAAGATCCGTGCCTTGAAGATTTTGCCGTTGAAGTATTGAATGATCCTTACAATTCAAAGAAAGATTTAGTCCGCGCTTGCTTTCAATATATTTCGGCAGTAAAAACTAAAGATGCGATCCCTGCCGTGATAGCTTTGATTGAATCTGAAAATGAAGAATATTTTAACGATGCAATTTCAACGCTCGGCGAAATTGGGGGACCGTCGGAAGCAATGTTCATTGTAGAATATCTTGAAAGAGATGATTTGAGCGATGCTCAGCGTCAGACTTTGATGAGAACTTGCGGTAAAATGCACGCAGTTCAAACTTGGGACAAACTCGTTGAAATTCTTAAAGACGAAGATGAAAATGCGTATGTCAGAATGTATGCAGCTGAAGCGATTGGACTTATGGAAAAAAAAGAATCTGTTCCTGTTTTAGTTGAAATATTTTCTTCCACAGATCCAGCCTTGCGTCAATATGCGCTAAAAGGCCTTGTAAATTTTCCAAATGTCGTAGAAGCTCAGGAAACTGTAATTCAGGGAATCAGAGATGAACATTGGCGTGTGCGTCTGGAAGCAATAAAATCTGCCAAAACAATGGAATTAAAAGATTCTGTAGAGTTTCTTATATATCGTGCAAAAAATGACAGCGAAAAAGTTATCAAAAATGAAAGTTACAGTGTGATAGCATACCTCAATACAGAAGCCGGAAATCGGTTTTTAATAGAGCAGTTGAAAGACAAAAAAGTCGGAGATGCGACAAAAAAGAAAGTTGCCGAAGTGCTTTTTAAAGAAAAACATGCAGGCGAAAAAGAGCTTCTTGAACTTGCTGCCGAATGCCTCAAAGACGACAAGCGAAAAGAATTGCGTTACGCTTTGGGAAAAGAACTCGCAAAATATCAAAATAATGCGTTTGAAGACATCTGCATTCAATATCTTCAATCAAAAGACACGACAACAATCAATCTCGGGCTAGACATTTATAAGACAAACAAGTTTAAATCTGCAGAATCTATTATGAATGGAATATATGCTGACAAAAAAGCGAACAGCGGCGTCAAAAACAGAATAAAAAAGATGCTTAATATTAAAGATTGA